In one window of Pseudorasbora parva isolate DD20220531a chromosome 7, ASM2467924v1, whole genome shotgun sequence DNA:
- the si:ch211-261d7.6 gene encoding zinc finger protein 721 — protein sequence MAAVYSEKDCNLQSNNESLSSEYEKGAAQEVNIDPVSNSKASNAKNMDGEIELCPRGPVLKAQDNAEVVAANAAVPAIEIKVEQVEEDECVVVHMDEVLDSSERDESSEGDWPFRCEDCSEAFGNKEDYLEHRSEHIHDGPIVCLDTDSQWDDLLISTDGGRRTLFCALCGQKFSSSKGFFNHQLKHRNQVIKKGISDGFGEGAVRQKLFECKDCGKAFSTVGQCLNHQRSHKQASKSVFHQLAHLKKKSFQCPTCGRCYSRASALDAHRRCHEVKLVKSKSCETEKPLSLNESPGQTEDNGTSSEQPEENEQKVIQCICGKTFRSMSGLSTHQRFSTSCSEGKVKEEIKRPFVCSECGKTFVSSVALLCHQRWHKRRAQLVCNGQPYKCTECGKVFTSLTFYNKHQRLAHSEELPAKSFLHQVIQLKKKAFECHECGRRFSRASALQSHQLCHTDFFGDIMEKKPEMSTITHTVKTNQNDSVVIHSKETSHDQVQKNDLSCTDTVEEYQTIDVDYEVVHITASDDNENNSGFSQDQNPDLELVCESDQEEKDDMGFNLNQTVESTSALQLNPEIDVKIVQIDYEHLNDEPLINAEIMSKSHPQEAKYNCPHCDRKFVKALSLRCHILWHKGCMGKKSDRRQKFDIVTLTEEEHTDYSLACEVFGHKNPSKSDHFIHTGKSEDKVAYKSISYQLENLQKNNIKCEECGMCFSRLSALHSHQQLHSKKKKPFACLQCDRRYVTASGLYNHQKVCCGSAKDEKTKNFNPTKSLLGPKVYHCKKCGKGFWSLGAFSHHKQNHSECADGETRPTGTPETENVHIRRKKKGRRGGYKRVHPMNSKEEHKCEVCGKSYHMLACFLKHKLVHDTSLQPAVKSFDYQVQQLKKNSYQCPDCGKVFSRAMALQFHMKSHGFETGLPLIESDSTERPQCLTCYSFFASESILQNHQKYCLKPEDNGEFPQEGREVEIEEQNVSPQKAGDVVATSRSTDSKKEQETTLASDLKYKCKDCSRSFSVIGALNFHKRIHRNSPQSKKLKSSLEKPLNLGKVTPENCLAKSPFVCAECGRYFSTNSALGTHRRWHKDKKLARFLLKTNKVRSKKSVDGGPYLCNICGKGFFYLCVLRRHQLHHPPMEAQPQKERVVAETNSVFTCPDCQIPFSSGSLLTTHFADHHSKPTESEKLQSEILSTDESGPHVKKLYSSKIDVTKRENTTVQHYQCSHCVKSFLNIRGLRAHKWQKHHKVSERPTASVEESSAYAKPFASEGSLRKTSNKKELKASTEEDPIQHSRNFELTKCFFKCDKCAKAFPSEEQLNAHKEVAKTRPHCCALCCRGYWTENQLQHHLAWHNEVRRRLPTELRYRLSASLAPGPSDNQQALSHRSEPVALVSPQTNSHKCQRCGKTFLSPRALQHHQTLHKNEEPYHCSLCSQTFSDIRNLIDHHQECLGDKERKDCSSAFEVRGADNLTCIECGISFKQETELHQHYIEHARGF from the coding sequence GGGATTGGCCATTTCGCTGTGAGGATTGCAGTGAGGCATTTGGGAACAAGGAGGATTACTTAGAGCATCGCAGCGAGCATATCCATGATGGTCCCATAGTCTGCCTGGACACAGATTCACAGTGGGATGACCTGCTCATCTCGACCGACGGAGGCCGAAGAACGTTGTTCTGTGCTCTGTGCGGACAAAAGTTTTCAAGCTCGAAAGGCTTTTTCAACCATCAACTGAAGCATCGCAATCAAGTCATTAAAAAGGGGATCAGTGACGGCTTTGGTGAGGGTGCAGTAAGACAGAAGCTTTTTGAATGCAAGGATTGTGGTAAAGCATTTTCCACTGTTGGTCAGTGTCTCAACCATCAGCGTTCACATAAGCAGGCCTCAAAGTCTGTCTTTCATCAGCTTGCTCATCTAAAGAAAAAGTCATTTCAGTGCCCCACCTGTGGACGCTGTTACTCTCGGGCTTCGGCTCTTGACGCACATCGTCGTTGTCATGAGGTAAAGCTGGTGAAATCCAAAAGCTGTGAAACTGAGAAACCTCTGTCACTTAATGAATCTCCAGGTCAAACTGAAGACAATGGCACAAGCTCTGAACAGCCTGAGGAGAATGAGCAAAAAGTTATTCAGTGCATCTGTGGCAAAACATTTCGCTCCATGTCTGGCCTCAGTACTCACCAGAGATTTTCAACCAGCTGTTCAGAAGGGAAGGTCAAGGAGGAAATTAAGCGTCCATTTGTTTGCTCTGAATGTGGCAAGACTTTTGTTAGCTCTGTGGCTCTGTTGTGCCACCAGCGTTGGCATAAAAGACGGGCACAACTTGTCTGCAATGGCCAGCCATATAAATGCACAGAGTGCGGCAAGGTCTTCACCTCCCTCACGTTTTACAATAAGCATCAGCGACTGGCGCACAGTGAAGAGCTGCCAGCGAAATCATTCCTTCATCAAGTTATTCAGCTCAAGAAGAAGGCTTTTGAGTGTCACGAGTGTGGTCGTCGGTTCTCGCGAGCATCTGCCTTGCAGTCACATCAGCTCTGCCATACTGATTTCTTCGGCGACATCATGGAGAAGAAGCCTGAGATGAGCACAATCACTCACACAGTAAAAACAAACCAGAATGACAGTGTTGTTATTCATTCTAAGGAGACTTCACACGATCAAGTTCAAAAGAATGATTTGAGCTGTACCGACACAGTAGAAGAGTATCAGACCATAGATGTTGATTATGAAGTTGTCCATATCACGGCTTCAGATGATAATGAGAACAACAGTGGTTTCTCTCAGGATCAAAATCCCGATCTCGAGTTAGTGTGTGAATCAGACCAAGAGGAAAAAGATGACATGGGTTTCAATTTGAATCAGACAGTTGAATCTACCTCAGCCCTGCAGTTGAATCCAGAGATTGATGTCAAAATTGTACAGATTGATTATGAGCATTTAAATGATGAACCATTAATAAATGCGGAAATCATGAGCAAAAGCCATCCTCAAGAGGCGAAGTATAATTGTCCACACTGTGATCGTAAGTTTGTCAAGGCTTTGTCCTTGCGCTGTCACATACTTTGGCACAAGGGGTGCATGGGGAAAAAATCAGATAGGAGGCAGAAGTTTGACATAGTGACACTAACTGAGGAGGAGCACACTGACTACTCACTAGCATGTGAGGTCTTTGGTCACAAAAATCCATCTAAGAGTGATCATTTTATTCACACAGGAAAGTCTGAGGATAAAGTAGCATACAAGTCTATTTCATACCAACTTGAAAATCTGCAGAAAAACAATATTAAATGTGAAGAGTGTGGCATGTGTTTTTCCAGACTGTCTGCATTGCATTCTCACCAACAGcttcacagtaaaaaaaaaaagcccttTGCTTGCTTGCAGTGTGACAGGAGATATGTGACCGCCAGCGGTCTGTACAACCATCAGAAGGTTTGCTGTGGCAGTGCCAAAGACGAGAAAACAAAGAATTTCAATCCAACCAAGTCTCTTTTGGGCCCAAAGGTTTATCACTGTAAAAAGTGTGGTAAAGGTTTTTGGTCATTGGGAGCTTTCAGTCATCACAAACAAAACCACTCGGAGTGTGCAGATGGCGAGACAAGGCCCACAGGTACGCCTGAAACTGAGAACGTTCACATACGTCGGAAGAAAAAGGGTCGTAGGGGTGGTTATAAAAGAGTGCACCCTATGAATTCTAAAGAGGAACATAAATGCGAGGTGTGTGGAAAATCATACCACATGCTAGCTTGTTTTCTTAAACACAAACTTGTCCATGACACAAGTCTCCAACCTGCTGTCAAATCATTTGACTATCAAGTACAACAGTTAAAAAAGAATTCCTACCAATGTCCCGACTGTGGAAAAGTTTTCTCCCGTGCGATGGCCCTCCAGTTTCACATGAAAAGTCATGGCTTTGAGACTGGCCTTCCTTTGATAGAGTCTGACTCGACTGAGCGACCTCAATGCCTGACATGCTACTCCTTTTTTGCATCTGAGTCGATACTTCAGAATCATCAGAAGTACTGTTTAAAACCAGAGGACAATGGGGAATTTCCACAAGAAGGCAGGGAAGTTGAGATAGAGGAGCAAAATGTATCCCCACAAAAAGCGGGTGATGTTGTCGCCACTTCTCGTTCAACTGATTCCAAAAAAGAACAAGAAACAACTTTAGCTTCAGATttgaaatacaaatgtaaagaCTGTAGCAGAAGCTTTTCAGTAATTGGTGCTCTAAACTTTCATAAGCGAATTCATCGTAACAGTCCCCAATCTAAAAAGCTGAAGTCCAGTTTGGAAAAGCCGTTGAACCTTGGCAAAGTGACACCAGAGAATTGTTTGGCTAAATCGCCTTTTGTTTGTGCTGAATGTGGAAGATATTTTAGCACTAATTCGGCTCTTGGCACACATAGGCGATGGCACAAGGACAAAAAGTTAGCCAGATTTCTCTTAAAGACCAATAAGGTACGCTCAAAGAAAAGTGTGGATGGTGGTCCTTATTTATGCAACATATGCGGGAAAGGATTCTTCTACCTTTGTGTTCTTCGCCGGCATCAACTACATCATCCCCCCATGGAGGCTCAACCCCAAAAAGAGCGTGTAGTTGCTGAAACAAATAGTGTTTTTACCTGTCCAGATTGTCAAATTCCTTTCTCAAGTGGGTCTCTTCTAACAACTCACTTTGCAGACCATCATAGCAAGCCTACTGAGAGTGAGAAACTACAGTCTGAAATCCTCTCTACGGATGAGTCGGGTCCACACGTCAAAAAATTGTACTCATCCAAAATTGACGTTACCAAACGAGAGAATACTACGGTACAGCATTATCAGTGCTCCCACTGTGTTAAGAGTTTCTTGAACATACGTGGCCTTCGTGCGCACAAATGGCAGAAACATCACAAGGTTAGTGAACGACCCACTGCGTCTGTAGAAGAGAGCTCTGCATATGCAAAGCCATTTGCTTCTGAAGGATCCCTTCGTAAAACGTCCAATAAGAAAGAGCTGAAAGCATCTACAGAGGAGGATCCCATACAGCACAGTCGAAATTTTGAACTTactaaatgttttttcaaaTGCGATAAATGTGCTAAAGCGTTTCCTAGCGAGGAGCAGTTAAACGCTCATAAGGAGGTGGCGAAGACTCGTCCACACTGCTGCGCTCTTTGCTGCCGTGGTTACTGGACTGAAAACCAGCTTCAGCATCATCTCGCATGGCACAACGAAGTACGACGCCGTCTCCCAACTGAACTGCGATACAGACTGAGTGCTTCCCTGGCACCTGGGCCTTCAGACAACCAGCAGGCTTTATCACACAGATCCGAGCCTGTAGCCCTTGTAAGTCCACAAACGAACAGCCATAAATGTCAGCGATGTGGGAAAACCTTCCTGTCACCTCGTGCGCTGCAGCACCACCAGACTCTTCACAAAAATGAAGAGCCGTACCATTGTTCATTGTGTTCACAGACATTTAGTGATATCAGAAATCTTATAGACCACCATCAGGAGTGCTTGGGTGATAAAGAGCGAAAGGACTGTAGCTCAGCTTTCGAAGTAAGAGGCGCTGATAACTTGACTTGCATTGAGTGTGGCATTTCCTTCAAACAGGAAACAGAACTGCATCAGCATTATATTGAACATGCACGTGGGTTCTAA